In the Mytilus trossulus isolate FHL-02 chromosome 1, PNRI_Mtr1.1.1.hap1, whole genome shotgun sequence genome, one interval contains:
- the LOC134724704 gene encoding uncharacterized protein LOC134724704 — protein MMRFEIMSLSMLLTIMSVAAYTPTEKKLGLHGVNKVLQLDNGIGRDISGPLEDSLSVLDVIDANRPAGSDRRNSAVSGIIRSSSFQRSAGVSSNDGININCHYECGVDKLCNLGQKCVRDGCDSYCVQVSSGSIIGESGLSGSVRSGNGNTVSGMIRGSSSDISRLSSIDGSKCIYGCGENKVCASGHKCIHEGCNSYCVQLSSGSLIGSGQSLTGRVGLSNNGHLETIGSSGSMSSHTDSDILDAISARRSGINALDTITSRRSGMDALDTISSRRGGSIGSSGSIVVSQSVEGGRSKCSKLCHTDSDCPTTKYCTNVKCHRLCRRRPSKGYSG, from the exons ATGATGAGATTTGAAATTATGTCATTGTCAATGTTATTGACCATAATGTCAGTAGCTG CCTATACACCTACAGAAAAGAAATTAGGTCTACATGGAGTGAATAAAGTATTACAGCTTGACAATGGGATTGGTAGAGACATTAGCGGTCCTCTTGAGGACTCACTTTCTGTTCTAGATGTAATTGATGCAAATAGGCCAGCAGGATCTGACAGAAGAAATTCAGCTGTCTCTGGAATTATAAGAAGCTCCTCATTTCAAAGATCTGCTGGTGTATCAAGCAATGATGGTATCAACATAAACTGTCATTATGAGTGTGGAGTAGATAAACTTTGTAACCTAGGACAGAAATGTGTACGAGATGGTTGTGACAGTTATTGTGTCCAAGTATCATCTGGGAGTATTATTGGTGAATCTGGATTGTCGGGATCTGTAAGAAGTGGAAATGGAAATACAGTTTCAGGAATGATTAGAGGTTCATCATCAGACATTTCAAGACTGTCAAGCATTGATGGTTCAAAATGCATTTATGGATGTGGAGAAAATAAAGTATGTGCATCAGGACATAAATGTATCCACGAAGGATGCAACAGCTATTGCGTTCAATTATCATCTGGTAGCCTAATTGGTTCAGGTCAGTCTTTAACCGGACGTGTGGGTCTATCTAACAATGGTCATTTGGAAACTATTGGTAGCAGTGGTTCAATGTCTAGTCACACAGATTCTGATATTCTTGACGCTATCTCAGCTAGACGAAGTGGAATTAATGCATTGGATACAATTACATCTAGACGTAGTGGCATGGATGCATTGGATACAATTTCTTCTAGACGAGGAGGATCAATTGGATCATCTGGTTCAATTGTCGTTTCTCAGTCAGTAGAAGGAGGCCGCAGTAAATGCAGTAAACTATGTCATACTGATTCAGATTGTCCAACAACCAAATACTGTACCAACGTTAAATGTCACAGGCTTTGCAGAAGAAGGCCATCCAAAGGATACTCTGGATGA